AGGGCTCGCTGCTGCTCGCCGCCCTCTACGAGTGGTGGAAGCGGCCCGACGCGGCCGAGGGCGAGGATGCGTGGCTGCTGTCGGCGACGATTCTCACCCGGGCCTCGGCGACCGAAAACCTGCAGTGGCTGCACGACCGCACCCCCGTCTTTCTCGACCGCGGCGACGTCGACGAGTGGCTCGACCCAGCGGTGGCTGGCAACGGCGAGCTCGTCACCGACTTCGCCGACCGCGCGCTCGCGGTGTCGGAGACGCTGCAGCTGCGGCCCGTCGGCAAGCGCGTCGGCAATGTGCGCGAGAACGACGAACACCTGATCGACGAGGTCTCGCCCGAGGCAGCCCCGGAGGCAGCCGAGTGAGTTTCATTCGTTTGCGTGGGCATGCAAGGATGTCGCAGTGACTCCAGCCGCGAAGCAACCCCGCACGCGACGCTCCCTGCTTGAGCGCATTCCGTTCGTCGAACTCGCCGTGAGCAATGCGTTTCGCGTTGAGGATTCGTTTAAGCAGTGGCGAATGCGGCGGGCGCGGCGACGCGGCGACGTCGAGCAGGTCGAGGCCTACACCGGCTACGGCTCGACGACGCAGGTGCGGGTGCTCGGACGCGTGCACCTTGTGCCCGAGGCGGTGCGACGGTTTGGGCTGCGACGCTTCGCGTTGCTGAAGCTGCGCCGGAGCAAAGAACGCTCGGTGCGTGGCTGGCGCAGTTTCGTGCGCGTTGCCGTGCCGAACTCGACCGTGCGGGTGCGCATCCAGCACCATGAGTTTGAACTCAAGGCCGACCGGGGCGGTGTGCTCGACGGCACCTTTGACGTGGTGCTCGAGCCGGGCTCGCACGACGTCACGTTCGAGACCGTCGACGACCAGGTCACGACCTCACAGGTGATTGTCACGCCGGCCGAGCAGCAGGTCGGCATCATCTCCGACATCGACGACACCGTCATGGTGACGTCGCTGCCTCGCCCCCTGCTCGCGGCGTGGAACACCTTTGTGCTCGACGAACACGCCCGCATGGCGGTGCCAGGCATGAATGTGCTCTACCAGCGGCTGATTGAGAAGTTTGGCGCGGAGTCGACGCCCTTCTTCTATCTGTCGACGGGCTCGTGGAACGTTGCCCCAACTTTGAGTCGGTTTCTCGGCCGCAATCTCTACCCGTACGGGCCACTGCTGCTCACCGACTGGGGGCCAACGACGAAGCGGCTGTTCCGCTCGGGCACGGAGCACAAGCGCACGAGCCTGCGGCTGCTCGTCGAAACGCTGCCGAACGTGAAGTGGATCCTCATCGGCGACGACGGCCAGCATGATGAGTCGATTTACGGCGAGTTCGCCGCCGAGTACCCCGACCACGTGCTCGCCGTCGTGATTCGCCAGCTGTCGAATACGGAGTCGGTGCTCGCGGGTGGGCGCGCCGGCAGCTCGGCACGGTGGCGTCGACGCGTGCGGGTGCCGTGGGTGCACGGCCCGAACGGCGCCGCCCTCGTGCAGGAACTCGCGAAGTACGGCATCCTCGACTACGACGAGCAGGCCGCCGAGTTGGTCGACCTCTCGAAGTCGCTTGCTGACAAGCGCGTCGCGCGGCCGCTCGTGCGGCGCGACGGCGAGGTGTAGGGCGCTTCGCGAGCGATTCGTGCGGTTTTCTAGAAACGATGCGGTTACAACCGCAGCAATCGTAGAAAACCGCATCAAGCGGCGGCAGCCGGCGCCGCCGGCAGCAGCACCGTGAACACGGTGTGGCCGGGCCGGCTCGCGACCTCGAGTGAGCCGCCGTGCGCCTGCACGATCGCCTGCGAAATCGCGAGGCCGAGGCCGCTCGACCCCTGGCCGGATGCGCGGGTGCGCGACACATCCCCGCGCATGAACCGCTCGAAGATGTGCGGCGCGACCTCGGGATCAATGCCCCCGCCCGTGTCGGTGACTGTGAGCCGCACCCAACTACCGCTGTCGGTGCGCGGGCCGGTCGCCCCATCGGCAAACGACGTCGCGAGCGTCACGCGCGTGCCCGCATCCGTGTGCACCGCGGCGTTGCGCAGCAGATTGCCGAGCACCTGCGCGAGCGCCGTGCGGTCGCCGATCACCTCGAGCGACTCCGCCTCGGCGTCGAGCTCCCACTCGTGGTCGGGATACGCGACCGCCGCATCCTCGAAGCAACCCACCGCAACCTCGTTCGCGTCGAGCCGCACGTGCGTCGGCTGCTGACCGGCGTCGAGCCGCGCGAGCAGCAGCAGGTCCTCAACGAGCGACGACATGCGCTGCGACGAGCCCTGGATGCGGTCGAGACTCGTGCGCTGCTGCTCGCTGAGCCGCTCGGGCTCGCGGGCGGCGAGCTCGGCATAGCCGCGCACGGCGGCGAGCGGGGTGCGCAGTTCGTGACTCGCGTCGGCGACAAACTGGCGCAGCTTCGCCTCGCTCGCCTCGCGCGCGCCGAGCGCATCCTCGACGCTAACGAGCAGTCGGTTGAGGGATGCGCCGACGCGGCCGACCTCGGTGCCCGGGTCGGTGTCTTCGGGCGGCACTCGCTCGGGAATCGCGACCTGCCCGGCTGCGAGCTCCTTCTGCGATACCCGCACCGCCGTATCCGCGACCCGCTCGAGCGGCCGCAACTGCCGCGCGACGAGCGCCGAGGCGCCGGCCCCGACGAGCGCGATCGCGACCGCCGCGACGAGCGTGTAGATCACCGCGAGCAGCCAGGTCGTCGCGAGCACCTCATCCGTCGGCACCCCAACGACCGCAATGACGCCGGACGGCGTCGAATCGGCCATCACCCGCACCACGCCAATGTCGTCGACGTCGACGGTCTCGGGCGTGCCCGGCTCCGAGTCGGCCACCGCCTGCAGCACCTGCTGCAGCTGCGCAGTCGTGAGATCGGCGGTGTCGCCCGAACTGTCGGTGTACTTCGCCTTGAGCACCGTGCCGGTGCCCGAACCGGTGCCGAGCAGCTGCACGACGATCGTGTCAAGCTGCTGCCCCGCCTGGTCGAGCGGATCGGTCTCGGGCTGCTGGCCCGACTGGTCGATGCTCGTGATGAACGGTGCACGCAGCAGCTGGTCGAGCCGGTCGTCGAGCCGGTCGCTCAGGCTGCGGTAGAGCACCGTGATCGAGAGCACGCCGACCGCGATCGCGAACAGCGCGACGATGCCGACGATGCTCACAACGAGCCGCCGGCGCAGGGTGCGCGGCTGGCGGGTCATGCCTCTTCGCGGATCGTGTAGCCGACGCCCCGCAGGGTGTGGATGAGCGGCGGGCGCCCCGCGTCGATCTTCTTGCGCAGGTATGAAATGTAGAGCTCGACGACGCTCGTCTTGCCGCCGAAGTCGTAGCCCCACACCTCGTCGAGCAGCTGCGCCTTCGAGAGCACGCGGCGCTGGTTCTGCATGAGGTAGCGCAGCAACTCGAACTCGGTGCCGGTGAGCGTGATGCGCTCCCCCGCCCGTGTCACGTCGTGGGTCTGTTCGTTGAGCTCGAGGTCGGCAAGGCGCAGCACCGATTCGGCCTCGGCCTCGGCCGAGCCGAGGTTGCGGCGCAGCAGGGCGCGCACGCGCACGACGACCTCCTCGAGGCTGAACGGCTTCGTCACATAATCGTCGCCGCCCTCGCCGATTCCAGCAATGCGATCCTCGACCGCATCCTTCGCCGTGAGGAAGAGGATGGGCACCGAGTTTCCGCGCTCGCGCACCCGACGCATGACCTCCATGCCGTCGAGGCCGGGCATCATGATGTCGAGCACGACGATGTCGGGCGAGAACTCGGTGATCGCGTCGAGCGCCTGGCGCCCGGTCGCGGCGACGCGCACCTCGAGGCCCTCGGCGGCAAGGGTCATCCGCAGCAGATCGGCAAGGTATTCCTCGTCATCGGCCACCACCGCCCTGGCGGGAGTGCCGTCAGGGCGGAGGAGCTGCGGGCGTGCACCGGTAAGAGCCATGGTCATTATTTAACCTGCTCGGGCGCGGTGATGGGCGGGAGGAACACCGGCACGACCGGCTTCTTCTGCCGCGGCTTGGGAGCGGCGGGCTCGAAGTCGCGGACCGGGCCGGGCTCGGGGATGAAGTCGAGCGGCAGCGTGATCGGCTCGGCGTGGTCGAAGGGGGCGTCGAAGATCGGGTCGGATGCGGGCGTTGCGGCAGATGCGGTGGTGCCGGTGGAGGCGGGTGCCGCAGTTGCGAAGGCGGCGCCGGCGGATGCGGGGGTTGCGGCCGCGTAGGCGACTCCGGCGAAGGCCGGGACGGGGACGGTCGCGCCAGCGATTACTGCGGATGCGGGCTCGGCCTCGGCCTGCGCATCCACCTTCGCGCGGGATGAACGGGTCGCGATTGCGAGTGCCCAGTCGAGCAGTCCGGTGGCGGCGACGGTGACGAGCACCGCAGCGAGCTGCGCGAACGGGACGACCGTGGTGAGTCCGGCCGCGAAGCCGATGACGACGGCGGCCGAGGCGTAGAGCACGTCGCGGGTGCCGAGCTTCGTGAACTGGAGGTGCACGAGGCCGAGGAGTCCGGCGAGCGTCATCGCGAGTGCGGCGATGACTTCGATGCCCGCCGCGAGTGACGAGACCGTGAGGAGGGTGGTGGCGACGAAGGCAAGGACGTTCACGCTGAGCAGCAGCAGGATGAGCTCCGTGCGGTGCCGGCGGCGGGTGAACAGGGCGAAGCTCAGCACGCCGATGGCGGCGAGATTCGCGGTGAGAAGTAGCAGCGCGATCATGATGAGTCCTTCCCTCGGACTTGGGGGTGGTGCCGCGGTGGTGCGACGCTCTTAGTAAGCGGCGCGAAGCTATGCGCGAGCTATGCCGAGTGCATGGGCCGCTTAGGTGCGCATCCCGGTGGTGCCCGATTTGCGCCCGGGACGGCGCCCCCGCGCCACTGCCCCGCGCATCCGCCGACGCGTGTGATGCGGTTTTCTACGATCGCTGCGGTCGCAAGCGCATCGCTCCTAGAAAAGTGCACGGTCCGGGTGCGAGCGACAGCACTGAGATGCGGTTTTCTACGAGGGCTGCGGTTGTGGGCGCATCGATCGTAGAAAACTGCGTCAGGGGTCACGCGGATGCGCGGATACGGCGGCGGATGCAGCGGATGCGCCGATATGGCGACGGACGCGCGGGGCGGATGAGGCCCGTGTTGCGGGTGTGAAACCAGACCGCGCACGAGCGCGCCAGCGCCACGAATTCGGCTGGCGGGTCCGAGTCTCGTGTCGTAGGCTGCTCGTACGGTGAATCGAACAGATGTTTGAAACACTCACCCTTGGAGGACCCATGCTCATCGGCGAACCCGTCGACGTTGAACTCTCGCCGAGCGGTGCGCCCGTGCGATTTTTCTGGCGCGGCAGCACCTACGGCATCATCAGCGCACCCGAACCCTGGCTCGCCCGCGAAGCCTGGTGGCACACGGCAGACCGCGCCACCCGCGGGTCAAACACTCCCCTCGAACGTGAGATGTGGCGGGTCGACGCCGTGCCACTGCGCGGCATGCTGCAGCCCGGCGACACGAGCTTCGACCTCTGCCGTCAGCGCGACGGCAGCTGGCAACTCGAGCAGGCGTGGAGCGGCGAACTTGACGAACGGTTGTTCGCATAAGATGACTGATTTCGTGCACCTGCACGTGGCCTCGGCACACTCGAATCACCACGGCACCAACACCCCCGAGCAACTCGTTGCCCGGGCGGCGAGCTGGGGTGCGCCCGCCGCAGCGCTCACCGATCGCGACGGGCTCTACGGCGCGGTGCGGCACATCCGTGCCTGCATCGCCGCCGGCATCGCGCCGATCGTCGGGGTCGACCTCGCGCTCGCACCGCAGCCGCGCGCCGAGAGCCACGGGCAGGAGCACGAACACACCCCGGCATCAGCCACCCCCACCCCCAAAACACCACCCGCCGACGCCAACCTCCCCCGCGTCACCGTGCTCGCGCACGGCGGGCTCGACGGCGCCGGCTGGGCGAGCCTGAGCCGGCTCATCTCGGCGGCGCACAAGCCACCGCGCGGCACGCCCCCCTCGCGCGAGTGGCGGCCGAAGCTGCCGGCGTCGCGGTTTGCGCCGTTCCTCCTCGGCGAGCACGAGGTGCAGGGCACGGTGCTGCTCGGCCCAAACTCCGATGTCGGGCGGGCGCTCGTACGCGGCGACCACGTCGTCGCGCGGGCGCGGCTGCAGCGGTGGCAGCAGCAGCTGCCGGGGGCGATCGCGGTCGAGCTCGTCTGCCACCTCACCGAGCCCGGCTCCTCCGCATCCCTCGGCCACGCGGCCGCGATGCTCGAACTCGCGAGCGAGCTGCGCATCCCCGCCGTGCTCACCAATCAGGTGCGGTATCTCGACCCCGACGATGCCCTCACCGGCGACGTGCTCGACGCGGCCGGCGCGCTGCGGCCGCTCGACGAGCTGCCCGTGCAGCCGAACGGGCAAGCCTGGCTCAAGCCGGCGAAGCGGATGCACGCCCTCGCCGAACTCATCGTCGCGCGCACCGGGCTCGGCGGGCACGCCCGCGACCGCCTGCTCGCGACCACGAGCGAGCTCGCCGAACGCTGCATGCTCGACCCCGAGACGGATGTGCGCTGGCGGCAGCCGAAGACCCCCGAGCCCGAGGCCCTCGGCATCCGCGACGACCCGAACCTCGTGCTGCGGCGGCGCTGCGAGGCAGCGCTCAGCGAGCGGTTCCCCGACGCCGTCGGTGAATCTCGGCGCGTGCTCGACGTTCGGCTGCGCGACGAGCTCGGCACGATCGAGGGCTTCGGCTTCGCGACCTACTTCCTCACCGTCGCCGACGTCGCCGAACTCATCCGCGACCGCGGCATCCGCGCCCAGGCCCGCGGCTCGGGCGTCTCGAGCCTCGTGAACTACCTGCTGCGGGTGTCGAACGTGAACCCGATCGAGCACGACCTCCTCTTCGAGCGGTTCCTCGGCCACAAGCGCTCGACGCTGCCCGACATCGATATCGACGTCGAATCGGCCCGCCGGCACGAGGTCTACCGGGCGATCTTCGCGAAGTACGGCTCGAGCCGGGTAACGCTGCTCTCGATGCACTCGACCTATCGGGCGCGCGGCGCCGCCCGTGACGCCGGCCTCGCGCTCGGCCTCGACGAGCACCGGGTCGACGAGATCGCGAAGTCGCTGTGGCGCTTCAACGCGGGCGAGTTCCGCGCCGTGCTCGAGCAGAAGCCCGAGCTCGCGCAGCTCGCGACCCAGGCGCGCGAAGACCGCGACCTCAATCTGCTCATCGACCTCGCCGAACGACTCGACCGGCTCCCCCGGCATCTCTCGATGCATCCGTGCGGCGTGCTGCTCGGCGACGCGAGCCTGCTCTCGACGACGCCGGTGCAGCCAAGCGGCATCGGCCTGCCGATGAGCCAGTTCGACAAGGACGACATCGACGACCTCGGCCTGCTCAAGCTCGACGTGCTCGGGGTGCGGATGCAGTCGACGCTCGCGTACTCGGTTGGCGAGATCGAGCGGCTGCACGGCCCACAGGCCGCGGTGCGCGGCGGGCTCCCGCCCGACACCCCGTACGTGTCGGCGCAAGGCAAGCTCGTGCTCGACGAGATTCCGAAGGACGACGAGGCGACGTTCGAGCAGATCCGCACAACGCACACGCTCGGCATGTTCCAGATCGAGTCGCCCGGGCAGCGCGAGCTCATCGGCAAGATGCAGCCCGACGTCTACGACGACCTCATCGCCGATATCTCGCTGTTCCGCCCCGGCCCCATGAAGGGCAACATGGTCACCCCGTTCCTCGAGGTGAAACACGGCTTCGCGACGCCAAACTGGCTACACCCCTCGTTCCGCCCATTTCTGCGCGAGACGTACGGGGTCGTCGTCTACCACGAACAGGTACTGCGCATCCTCCACACCTGCATGGGCATCTCGCTCGCCGACGCCGACGAACTCCGGCGCCGCATGGAAAAACAGGGCGAGAACATCGAGGAAATGTTCCGCACCGCGACCCGGCGCAACGTCGACGAGCGCGGGCGGCGACGCTTCACCGATGCGCAGATCGACGCGATCTGGGAGGTACTCCGCGGCTTCGGCTCGTTCGGTTTCTGCAAGGCCCACGCGGCCGCCTTCGCGCTGCCCACCTGGCAGAGCGCGTGGCTGAAGACCCACTACCCCGCCGAGTTCTTCGCGGGCATCCTCACCCACGACCCGGGCATGTACCCGAAGCGGCTGCTGCTCGGCGACGCGCGGCGCATGGGCGTGCCGATCCTCCCCATCGACGTCAATGCTTCGACACGCGAGTTCGTCGTCGAGCGAGTTCGCGCGACGCCGCCGGGATGGGCGACGCGGCGGGGCGACCTCGGCATCCGGCTCGCGCTGAGCGACATCCGCGGCATCACCGACCCCGAGATCGACCGCATTCTGCAGCAGCGCCCCTACGAGTCACTCGGCGACTTCATCGCCCGCGCCCGCCCCTCGCGGCCACTCGCCGAGCGGCTCGCGCTCATCGGCGCGCTCGACTCGCTCGAGTCACAGACGCTCACGCGCGGCGAGTTGCTCGCGGCCGTGCGCCGCGCGCCGCGCGCGAAGCCGCGAGAGACCAGCCCGGATGCGCTCGAACTGCCGCTGCAACTCCACGGCTCCCACGCGGCGGTCGAGGCGAGCGGGGCGCCCGAACTCGACTCGCGCGAGCGCGTGCAGGCCGAACTCGAGGTGCTCGCGCTCGACCTGTCGGAGCACGTGATCGACGGCTACCGGCCGTTGCTCGACGAGCTCGGGGTGACGCCGGCCGAGCAGCTCGCGAGCCTGCGCGGCGGCGCCGAGGTCATCGTCGCGGGCGTGCGCGTCGCGACGCAGACCCCGCCGATGCGCACCGGCAAGCGGGTCGTGTTCATCTCGGTCGACGACGGCACCGGCTGCGCCGACGCCGCGTTCTTCGACGAGGCACAGGAGCGCAGCGGCGACGTGCTCTTCGGCACCCCCCTGCTACTCATCCACGGCACCGTGCGACGCACCGGCGAGCGCGGGGTGTCGGTACAGGCCGAGTCGGCCCGCGACCTCAAGCGAGCGTGGGAGGAGTACTCGCTGCTCGCGCAGCATCGCGTTCCATAATCGCTCGCAGCTCGCGGTCGATGATGTCGTGCACGCGGCGGTCGGCGAGCAGCAGATTGTGACCGAGCGCGCGCACCGTGCGGTTGCGGCCGTTCGGCAGCACGCCCGGATAGCCGACGATCTGGTCGTAGAGCGGCATGATCGAGGTGATGCGCGCATCCACCTCGTCGCGCATCGACAACGCGAGCTGCATCGGCGTGCCGGCGCGCAGGCCAATCATCTCGCGCGCGATCGGGTTTGAGCCGTGGATGTACCGGG
The Gulosibacter sediminis genome window above contains:
- a CDS encoding DUF4956 domain-containing protein, with product MIALLLLTANLAAIGVLSFALFTRRRHRTELILLLLSVNVLAFVATTLLTVSSLAAGIEVIAALAMTLAGLLGLVHLQFTKLGTRDVLYASAAVVIGFAAGLTTVVPFAQLAAVLVTVAATGLLDWALAIATRSSRAKVDAQAEAEPASAVIAGATVPVPAFAGVAYAAATPASAGAAFATAAPASTGTTASAATPASDPIFDAPFDHAEPITLPLDFIPEPGPVRDFEPAAPKPRQKKPVVPVFLPPITAPEQVK
- a CDS encoding response regulator transcription factor; this translates as MALTGARPQLLRPDGTPARAVVADDEEYLADLLRMTLAAEGLEVRVAATGRQALDAITEFSPDIVVLDIMMPGLDGMEVMRRVRERGNSVPILFLTAKDAVEDRIAGIGEGGDDYVTKPFSLEEVVVRVRALLRRNLGSAEAEAESVLRLADLELNEQTHDVTRAGERITLTGTEFELLRYLMQNQRRVLSKAQLLDEVWGYDFGGKTSVVELYISYLRKKIDAGRPPLIHTLRGVGYTIREEA
- a CDS encoding App1 family protein, with the protein product MTPAAKQPRTRRSLLERIPFVELAVSNAFRVEDSFKQWRMRRARRRGDVEQVEAYTGYGSTTQVRVLGRVHLVPEAVRRFGLRRFALLKLRRSKERSVRGWRSFVRVAVPNSTVRVRIQHHEFELKADRGGVLDGTFDVVLEPGSHDVTFETVDDQVTTSQVIVTPAEQQVGIISDIDDTVMVTSLPRPLLAAWNTFVLDEHARMAVPGMNVLYQRLIEKFGAESTPFFYLSTGSWNVAPTLSRFLGRNLYPYGPLLLTDWGPTTKRLFRSGTEHKRTSLRLLVETLPNVKWILIGDDGQHDESIYGEFAAEYPDHVLAVVIRQLSNTESVLAGGRAGSSARWRRRVRVPWVHGPNGAALVQELAKYGILDYDEQAAELVDLSKSLADKRVARPLVRRDGEV
- a CDS encoding DNA polymerase III subunit alpha, with protein sequence MTDFVHLHVASAHSNHHGTNTPEQLVARAASWGAPAAALTDRDGLYGAVRHIRACIAAGIAPIVGVDLALAPQPRAESHGQEHEHTPASATPTPKTPPADANLPRVTVLAHGGLDGAGWASLSRLISAAHKPPRGTPPSREWRPKLPASRFAPFLLGEHEVQGTVLLGPNSDVGRALVRGDHVVARARLQRWQQQLPGAIAVELVCHLTEPGSSASLGHAAAMLELASELRIPAVLTNQVRYLDPDDALTGDVLDAAGALRPLDELPVQPNGQAWLKPAKRMHALAELIVARTGLGGHARDRLLATTSELAERCMLDPETDVRWRQPKTPEPEALGIRDDPNLVLRRRCEAALSERFPDAVGESRRVLDVRLRDELGTIEGFGFATYFLTVADVAELIRDRGIRAQARGSGVSSLVNYLLRVSNVNPIEHDLLFERFLGHKRSTLPDIDIDVESARRHEVYRAIFAKYGSSRVTLLSMHSTYRARGAARDAGLALGLDEHRVDEIAKSLWRFNAGEFRAVLEQKPELAQLATQAREDRDLNLLIDLAERLDRLPRHLSMHPCGVLLGDASLLSTTPVQPSGIGLPMSQFDKDDIDDLGLLKLDVLGVRMQSTLAYSVGEIERLHGPQAAVRGGLPPDTPYVSAQGKLVLDEIPKDDEATFEQIRTTHTLGMFQIESPGQRELIGKMQPDVYDDLIADISLFRPGPMKGNMVTPFLEVKHGFATPNWLHPSFRPFLRETYGVVVYHEQVLRILHTCMGISLADADELRRRMEKQGENIEEMFRTATRRNVDERGRRRFTDAQIDAIWEVLRGFGSFGFCKAHAAAFALPTWQSAWLKTHYPAEFFAGILTHDPGMYPKRLLLGDARRMGVPILPIDVNASTREFVVERVRATPPGWATRRGDLGIRLALSDIRGITDPEIDRILQQRPYESLGDFIARARPSRPLAERLALIGALDSLESQTLTRGELLAAVRRAPRAKPRETSPDALELPLQLHGSHAAVEASGAPELDSRERVQAELEVLALDLSEHVIDGYRPLLDELGVTPAEQLASLRGGAEVIVAGVRVATQTPPMRTGKRVVFISVDDGTGCADAAFFDEAQERSGDVLFGTPLLLIHGTVRRTGERGVSVQAESARDLKRAWEEYSLLAQHRVP
- a CDS encoding DUF6504 family protein; translation: MLIGEPVDVELSPSGAPVRFFWRGSTYGIISAPEPWLAREAWWHTADRATRGSNTPLEREMWRVDAVPLRGMLQPGDTSFDLCRQRDGSWQLEQAWSGELDERLFA
- a CDS encoding sensor histidine kinase, yielding MTRQPRTLRRRLVVSIVGIVALFAIAVGVLSITVLYRSLSDRLDDRLDQLLRAPFITSIDQSGQQPETDPLDQAGQQLDTIVVQLLGTGSGTGTVLKAKYTDSSGDTADLTTAQLQQVLQAVADSEPGTPETVDVDDIGVVRVMADSTPSGVIAVVGVPTDEVLATTWLLAVIYTLVAAVAIALVGAGASALVARQLRPLERVADTAVRVSQKELAAGQVAIPERVPPEDTDPGTEVGRVGASLNRLLVSVEDALGAREASEAKLRQFVADASHELRTPLAAVRGYAELAAREPERLSEQQRTSLDRIQGSSQRMSSLVEDLLLLARLDAGQQPTHVRLDANEVAVGCFEDAAVAYPDHEWELDAEAESLEVIGDRTALAQVLGNLLRNAAVHTDAGTRVTLATSFADGATGPRTDSGSWVRLTVTDTGGGIDPEVAPHIFERFMRGDVSRTRASGQGSSGLGLAISQAIVQAHGGSLEVASRPGHTVFTVLLPAAPAAAA